In the Brassica napus cultivar Da-Ae chromosome A7, Da-Ae, whole genome shotgun sequence genome, one interval contains:
- the LOC106357966 gene encoding protein MEI2-like 5, whose translation MDIPQEEVAGAWGLPSRFGRHNHLPTDSSLFSTSLPLIPYAKLQSSDSRDGFSFTDDAAASHPFGNMLPDEEDLLTGMMDDLDLAQIPDSPDDYDLFGSGGGMELDTDSRDGFSMSGGPPRLSIPSLAGTGTVTGEHPYGEHPSRTLFVRNINSNVEDSELKALFEQYGDIRTLYTTCKHRGFVMISYYDIRAALMAMRSLQNKPLRRRKLDIHFSIPKDNPAEKDMNQGTLVVFNLDPSITNDDLYVIFGVHGEIKEIRETPHKWHHKFVEFYDVRDAEAALKALNRCEIAGKRIKVEPSRPGGARRSLMLQLNQELEDDDLHYLPLLGSPMANSPPSTWMKSPVEGSPLQSVMSRSPVFGFSPTRNSNLSGLSSAPNSQAPGSKLAPIGRAQTGSNVFQETKMDNKYAGNVSPSGPLISNGGGIETLSGSEFLWGSPNSRSEPSNASVWSTSSSGIPFSSAHVHRSVPSPHHHLNVGSAPSGVPLEKRFGFFPESSKDTMFMNSFGLNGGSFPSKMASHGIMVEYRMMSSPRFISLLNPGRFTTSGFDGLYENERARRVENYSSQVESRKQFQLDLEKIMNGEDSRTTLMIKNIPNKYTSKMLLAAIDEKNQGTYNFLYLPIDFKNKCNVGYAFINILSPDLIIPFYEAFNGKKWEKFNSEKVASLAYARIQGKCALISHFQNSSLMNEDMRCRPIIFDTPNSSESVQQVIGKETKSVDLRDSELNDDGGREKW comes from the exons ATGGATATCCCACAAGAAGAAGTAGCTGGAGCTTGGGGGCTTCCCTCTAGATTTGGTCGCCACAACCATCTCCCCACTGATTCTTCTTTgttctccacttctttacctCTTATTCCCTATGCAAAAC TGCAATCAAGTGACAGCAGAGATGGTTTCTCATTCACAGATGATGCGGCTGCTTCTCATCCCTTTGGAAACATGCTCCCTGATGAAGAGGATCTTCTGACAGGGATGATGGATGATCTTGACCTTGCCCAGATACCAGATTCTCCTGATGATTATGATCTTTTCGGTAGTGGAGGAGGAATGGAACTTGACACTGATTCTCGAGATGGCTTTAGCATGAGTGGTGGTCCTCCAAGGTTATCCATTCCAAGCCTTGCTGGAACGGGAACGGTTACTGGCGAGCATCCTTATGGTGAACATCCCTCCAGGACATTGTTTGTCCGGAACATTAACAGCAATGTAGAGGACTCCGAGCTCAAGGCTCTCTTTGAG CAATACGGTGACATTAGGACGCTCTACACTACTTGTAAGCATAGGGGATTTGTAATGATATCTTATTATGACATCCGTGCTGCTCTAATGGCTATGCGGTCGTTACAGAACAAGCCATTAAGACGTAGAAAGTTGGATATTCACTTCTCAATTCCCAAG GATAATCCAGCTGAGAAGGATATGAATCAGGGGACGTTAGTGGTTTTTAACCTGGATCCTTCAATAACTAACGATGACTTGTATGTAATATTTGGTGTTCATGGCGAGATCAAAGAG ATAAGGGAAACACCGCACAAGTGGCATCACAAGTTCGTTGAGTTTTACGATGTTCGAGATGCTGAAGCAGCATTAAAGGCTTTGAATAGGTGTGAGATTGCTGGTAAACGTATAAAAGTTGAACCTAGTCGCCCTGGAGGAGCTCGCCGAAG CTTGATGTTGCAACTTAACCAAGAACTTGAGGATGATGATTTGCATTACCTACCACTGCTTGGTTCACCAATGGCAAACTCTCCTCCAA GTACCTGGATGAAGAGTCCTGTTGAGGGTAGCCCGCTTCAAAGTGTAATGAGCAGGTCACCTGTTTTCGGGTTTAGTCCTACAAGGAACAGCAACTTGTCTGGTTTGTCTTCTGCTCCAAACTCACAAGCACCAGGCTCCAAGCTTGCACCCATCGGTAGAGCTCAGACCGGTAGCAACGTCTTCCAAGAGACAAAGATGGATAACAAGTACGCTGGGAATGTTTCACCTTCTGGTCCTTTGATCTCAAATGGAGGTGGCATTGAGACGTTGTCAGGATCAGAGTTTCTCTGGGGAAGTCCTAACTCACGCTCTGAACCTTCAAACGCTTCTGTATGGTCAACATCATCCAGTGGCATTCCGTTCTCCTCAGCTCATGTACACCGGTCTGTTCCATCTCCGCATCATCATCTCAACGTTGGGTCTGCACCATCTGGTGTTCCTCTTGAAAAGCGTTTTGGATTCTTCCCAGAGTCTTCAAAGGACACTATGTTCATGAACTCTTTTGGTCTCAACGGTGGAAGCTTCCCGTCAAAAATGGCAAGTCATGGGATCATGGTCGAGTACAGAATGATGTCTTCACCAAGATTCATCAGCCTCTTAAACCCGGGACGGTTCACCACCTCTGGCTTTGATGGTTTGTATGAGAATGAAAGGGCGCGTAGAGTCGAGAACTATTCGAGCCAGGTGGAAAGCAGGAAGCAGTTTCAGCTTGATTTGGAGAAAATTATGAACGGAGAGGATTCCCGGACTACCTTGATGATCAAGAACATTCCAAACAA ATACACGTCAAAGATGTTGTTAGCAGCGATTGATGAAAAGAACCAAGGAACTTACAACTTTCTGTATCTGCCCATTGATTTTAAG AACAAATGCAATGTTGGCTATGCGTTCATCAACATTCTCTCTCCAGATCTCATCATTCCATTTTACGAG GCGTTTAACGGGAAGAAGTGGGAGAAGTTCAACAGTGAGAAAGTAGCATCATTGGCTTACGCTCGGATACAAGGAAAATGTGCTCTTATAAGCCATTTTCAGAACTCAAGCTTGATGAATGAAGACATGCGTTGCCGTCCAATCATCTTCGACACACCTAACAGTTCAGAGTCTGTTCAACAG GTTATCGGTAAGGAAACTAAGAGTGTGGATCTCCGTGACTCTGAGCTTAATGATGATGGTGGTAGAGAGAAGTGGTGA